From Solea solea chromosome 20, fSolSol10.1, whole genome shotgun sequence, one genomic window encodes:
- the ndufv1 gene encoding NADH dehydrogenase [ubiquinone] flavoprotein 1, mitochondrial, producing the protein MLSLSRAVVSGVARAPAAITQGGVTALTRFNSTAQSAPKKTTYGGLADEDRIFTNLYGRHEWRLNGALKRGDWYKTKEILLKGVDWILNEIKISGLRGRGGAGFPTGMKWGFMNKPSDGRPKYLVVNADEGEPGTCKDREIMRHDPHKLVEGCLIAGRAMGARAAYIYIRGEFYNESSNLQVAINEAYAAGLIGKNACGSDYDFDVFVMRGAGAYICGEETALIESLEGKQGKPRLKPPFPADVGVFGCPTTVANVETVAVAPTICRRGGSWFVGFGRERNSGTKLFNISGHVNHPCTVEEEMSIPLKDLIERHAGGVRGGWDNLLAVIPGGSSTPLIPKSVCEEVLMDFDGLVQAQTGLGTAALIVMDKSTDVIRAIARLIEFYKHESCGQCTPCREGVDWMNNMMWRFVRGDARSAEIDMIWELSKQIEGHTICALGDGAAWPVQGLIRHLRPVMESRIAEYQQQQQQQQQQQARA; encoded by the exons ATGTTGTCACTCTCTCGTGCTGTGGTGAGCGGTGTGGCTAGAGCCCCAGCTGCCATCACTCAAGGTGGAGTGACCGCTTTAACTCGATTCAACAGCACAGCACAG AGTGCTCCAAAGAAAACCACATATGGTGGACTGGCAGATGAAGACAGAATTTTCACAAACCTTTATGGCCGTCATGAGTGGAG GTTGAATGGAGCTTTGAAGCGTGGTGACTGGTACAAAACCAAGGAGATCCTTCTGAAGGGTGTTGACTGGATCCTCAACGAGATTAAGATCTCTGGTCTGCGTGGGAGAGGTGGAGCTGGTTTCCCTACAGGCATGAAATGGGGCTTCATGAACAAGCCCAGTGACGGCAG gcCAAAGTATCTGGTGGTGAATGCAGATGAAGGAGAGCCTGGCACCTGTAAGGACAGGGAGATCATGAGGCATGACCCACACAAGCTGGTGGAAGGCTGTCTGATTGCTGGGAGGGCCATGGGGGCACGTGCCGCCTATATCTATATCAGAGGAGAGTTTTACAATGAGTCATCCAACCTGCAG GTTGCTATCAATGAAGCATATGCTGCTGGGCTGATTGGAAAGAACGCCTGTGGTTCTGATTATGACTttgatgtgtttgtgatgcGTGGCGCTGGAGCATATATCTGCGGAGAGGAAACTGCTCTTATTGAGTCCCTAGAGGGAAAGCAAGGGAAGCCCCGTCTGAAGCCTCCATTTCCTGCTGATGTGG GGGTGTTTGGTTGCCCGACAACTGTTGCTAATGTGGAGACAGTAGCTGTGGCGCCCACCATTTGTCGCCGTGGAGGCTCATGGTTTGTGGGCTTtggcagagagagaaactcGGGCACAAAGCTCTTCAACATCTCAGGCCATGTTAATCACCCCTGcactgtggaggaggagatgtCCATCCCCCTGAAGGACCTCATTGAGAGGCATGCAG GTGGAGTTCGTGGTGGGTGGGACAACCTGTTGGCTGTAATCCCTGGTGGCTCCTCAACACCACTCATTCCTAagagtgtgtgtgaagaggTGCTGATGGACTTTGACGGCCTCGTTCAAGCTCAGACTGGGCTTGGCACAGCGGCTCTTATTGTCATGGACAAATCT ACTGACGTTATCCGAGCCATTGCACGTCTGATAGAGTTCTACAAACATGAGAGCTGTGGCCAGTGCACTCCATGCAGAGAAG GGGTGGACTGGATGAACAATATGATGTGGCGTTTTGTACGTGGTGATGCACGGTCAGCAGAGATCGACATGATTTGGGAGCTCAGTAAGCAGATCGAGGGTCACACCATTTGTGCCCTGGGAGATGGCGCAGCGTGGCCAGTGCAG GGGTTAATCAGACACTTGAGGCCTGTGATGGAAAGTCGAATCGCTgaatatcagcagcagcagcagcagcagcagcagcagcaggccagGGCTTAA
- the LOC131446982 gene encoding zinc finger protein 883-like, giving the protein MEMLKIEQVIVGSEVKSTSTEIKSEPVVIPLQPNHQHEGLQCFQCLITFSDFKAKERHMKKTHREQYKNHLQQVNTLFTCYRCDKCFSSSEELSEHQATHISGEKPFLCIYCQKSFHTFTEVNKHRGNECKERQYPCRDCVAVFPSRPRLRRHRKAVHLELPEEPDEIYTYQCYKCCRGFQTEEQLLQHLERFPNDVDCETKLPGKKRGRKPKNTAQGGIVDVKKIKQEEETREFEGYDESPTEGCHSKEKQTQLKIPCPETACDLEFPSVAALRAHKREKHGPPCKT; this is encoded by the exons ATGGAAATGTTAAAGATAGAGCAAGTCATTGTTGGGAGTGAGGTGAAATCCACTTCAACGGAGATCAAGTCTGAGCCTGTGGTTATACCACTGCAACCAA ATCATCAGCATGAGGGTCTGCAGTGTTTCCAGTGCCTAATCACCTTCTCTGACTTCAAAGCCAAGGAGAGACACATGAAGAAAACTCATCGGGAACAGTACAAAAACCACCTGCAGCAG GTTAATACACTCTTTACTTGTTACCGGTGTGACAAGTGCTTCTCCTCCTCGGAGGAGCTCAGTGAGCACCAGGCCACTCATATCTCAGGGGAAAAGCCCTTCCTCTGCATTTACTGCCAGAAAAGCTTCCATACCTTCACTGAG gtgaacaaacacagaggaaatgaatgcaaagaaCGACAGTATCCCTGCAGGGACTGTGTCGCCGTGTTCCCCAGTCGTCCACGACTTCGCAGGCATCGCAAAGCCGTGCACCTCGAGCTACCGGAGGAGCCTGATGAAATCTACACCTACCAATGCTACAAATGTTGTCGTGGTTTTCAGACTGAAGAACAGCTCCTGCAGCACCTTGAGAGATTTCCTAATGATGTAGACTGTGAAACTAAGTTGCCAGGTAAAAAACGTGGCCGTAAACCCAAGAACACAGCTCAAGGAGGGATAGTTGATGTCAAGAAGATCAAACAAGAGGAAGAAACAAGAGAATTTGAAGGATATGATGAGTCTCCGACAGAGGGATGCCACTCTAAGGAGAAGCAAACGCAGCTTAAGATCCCTTGTCCTGAAACAGCTTGTGACCTCGAATTCCCTTCTGTTGCAGCCCTACGGGCacacaagagagagaaacatggtCCTCCTTGCAAGACTTAG